TTACTCTGGCAGCCTTTGATCAGATTTTCTTCTATTTTCTTATCTTCAGGAAGCCCTTTCAATTCTTTTCCGAGGTCAATGATATATTCATATTTCTGCTCCCAGTCGTCAAGAAACGCAAATTCGTCAATTATTTCCTGCTGTTTTTCTTTAATGGTCATTTTAAAACAAATTTCTTTGTGCAAAGATAGTAAATTATGCTTTAGGCCTAAAGCGGTAAACCACAGATTGATTTTGGAAGTATTATATTATGAGAAGCGTCTATCACTTAAAACCTAATGCATTAGAAGCTTTCTGAAAAACCTGTAATAGCTTTATTTCTTCATTTTCCCAGCAAAGGACTTTAGATGCCTTTTCCAGTTCCGGCTGATAGTTTATTCTTCCTTTTGCTAAAACCTTTTTGATCGCCGCTGCAATATTTTCGGGATGATGATCTTTAATTAACTCACCAATATCAAACTGATCTTTAATATTCTGAAGTTCTGGAAGATTGGACAAAATTAAAGGAACTTTGGCCTGGATACAGTCTAAAACTTTATTAGGTAAGGAATACAGGTAACTGTCTCCCCCATTTTCTTCAATGCTCATTCCACAATCCGCAGTGGCAGTTACTTTTCTTAGATCTTCAGGTTTTAATTTTCCAAGAAATTCAACTTTATGCTGAAGCTTTTCACTCTTCACAAGCTCTTCATATTCTTTTTTTCTGGGGCCATCTCCTGCAATTCTCAATTGTACATCGTTGATATGATGCATGGAAAGAATCACTTTATCAATTCCTCTGAAAGGATTAATAGCGCCCTGATACAGAAGAATTTTAGGATTATTTTCTGGAATTTCAACACTAGACTCTAATTTCCTGGGTGCATTTTGAACCACCACCGGATATATGCCATACTTTTTCTGAAACCATTTTGCATAACTTCCGCTTGCTGTAATCATCAAGGTAAGCTTCGGAATGACAGTCTTTTCGACATAACGCCACAGTTTTTGTGACATTTTGCCTTGAACAGCTGGCATCTCTGAAAAAATTTCATGGCTGTCAAAAACCAGTGGAATATTTAATTTTTGGGCAATAAGATAGTTTGGGTATAGTGCATCAATATCATTGGCATGAAGAATTGTATTTTGATCTGCCTTTCTTTTAAGCTCATGGTACAGTTTCCAGTTAAATTCAAAGTAAGCTGTTTTCAAACTTTTTGAATCCAAATGAATCCGTGAGAATGGATAAGGACGCTGCATTTCTTCAGCTCCATTCCAGTCATTTCCGATCAGATCAATTTCATAACCGTTTTCATGTAAAGTCCGGCATACCTTTTCAATACGCTGGTCTGTATACAAATTACTGAAGGCAGATGTAATTATTTTTTTCTTCATTATGCTTTTTTTCCAAACAGCAAATGATAGATTTGGATAAAGCAAATAAGCCCATTCGGAATAATAACCGGCCATAACGGTCCACTAAAGAAACCATAAATGACAAAACAGATACAACCGATCATGTTAACAACTCTGATTTTTCTTACATCTTTCAGTATGAAACTCAATACGATAAAAACTGAGGCTGAGTATCCGATGTAAGTAGTAATTTCGGGATTCATGAGAGATTTTTAAGGATAACAAACTTAATCATTTTCAAGAAGATAATAAAATTTTTTACTGCCATAAAGTCATTAATTGATTTTTGGTAAAATATTTGTAATTTAGATAATGAATAAAAGGTAATGTTGCCTTTGTTCTAATGAGATATATTATGGATTATAAGTTTTCACAAGGTTTGAGCCAGGTGTTCAAACAAAGCAAAAGCGAAGCTAAAAGGCTGAAAAGTGAATTTCTTAATACAGAACATCTACTTTTAGGTATTATAAAAACGGAAAACTCTGCTAAAGAAATCCTTCAAAACCTCAATGCGGATTTAACACAAATCAGAAGAAAAATTGAAACTCTAAATACAGCAAGTCTTAATCCTATTTCTGAGGAGGTTACCAATATTTCTTTCACCAAAATGGCAGATCATGCTATTAAACGTGCGGAGTTAGAATGCCGTCAATACAAAAGCAATGAAATTAATACCGTTCATCTGCTTTTAGGTATTCTATATAAATATGAGGACCCTACTTCAAATATTTTGGGAGCTTACGACATCGACTATGAAGGTGTTTCAAGAGAGTACCAGACTATGCTTAAAAATTCCGGGCAGTCACCACAAATGAGTGCGTATGATGATGATGATGAAAGAGAGGAATTCGAGCAAATGAGAAAGCCTACAGGCAATTTAGGCTCTGCAAAAAGCAAAACCCCTACATTAGACAACTTTGGTAGAGATTTAACGTCTTTGGCCAGAGATGGAAAATTAGACCCGGTAATTGGACGTGAAAAAGAAATTGAGAGAGTCTCTCAGATCTTATCCCGTAGAAAGAAAAACAACCCGCTTCTTATTGGAGAACCTGGGGTTGGTAAATCTGCCATTGCGGAAGGGCTAGCTTTAAGAATTCAACAGAAAAAGGTGTCAAGAGTTCTTTACGGAAAACGTGTCATCACATTAGATCTGGCTAGTTTAGTGGCCGGAACGAAATACCGTGGTCAGTTTGAAGAAAGAATGAAGGCTATCATGACTGAACTGGAAAAAAACAGAGATGTCATCTTATTTATTGATGAGCTACACACGATTGTAGGGGCAGGAAGTTCTACAGGAAGCTTAGATGCATCCAATATGTTCAAACCGGCATTAGCAAGAGGTGAGATTCAATGCATCGGGGCTACTACTCTGGATGAATACCGTCAGTATATTGAAAAAGACGGAGCTTTAGAAAGAAGATTCCAGAAAGTAATGGTGGAACCTACTTCTATTGAGGAAACCATTCAGATTTTGAACCAGATTAAGGATAAGTATGAAGAACACCACAATGTAATTTATACACCTGAAGCAATTAATGCGTGTGTCAACCTGACATCAAGATATATTACAGACCGTTTCTTACCAGACAAAGCAATTGATGCGATGGATGAAGCAGGGTCAAGAGTTTACATCAAGAACATGAAAGTTCCTACTGAGATCATTGATTTTGAAAAGAAAATTGAAGAGATCAAGGAAATGAAACAAAAAGCTGTAAAAGCTCAGGATTATCTTGAGGCCAGAAAGCTTAAGGATGAGGAGGAACGTCTTCAGATGGAACTGAATGCCGCTCAGGAAAAATGGGATAAAGATGTAAAAGAGAAAAAAGAAACCGTAAGTGAAGAAAATGTAGCTGAAGTGGTTTCTATGATGAGTGGAGTTCCAGTAACGAAAGTTGGCAAAAATGAGCTTGATAAATTAGCTCAGATGGATGAAAAACTGAATGGAAAAGTTATCGGTCAGGAAGATGCTGTGAAGAAAGTCGTAAAGGCTATTCAAAGAAACAGAGCTGGTCTTAAAGACCCTAACCGCCCTATCGGTACATTTATTTTCCTTGGAACCACAGGGGTTGGTAAAACTGAGTTGGCAAAGGTAATGGCCAGAGAGCTTTTTGAATCCGATGAGTCTCTTATCCGAATTGACATGAGTGAATACATGGAGAAATTCGCTGTTTCAAGATTGGTTGGAGCGCCTCCGGGATACGTTGGATACGAAGAAGGTGGTCAGTTAACCGAAGCTGTAAGAAGAAAGCCTTATGCTGTGGTTCTTCTCGATGAGATTGAAAAAGCCCACCCGGACGTATTCAATATCCTGTTACAGATTCTTGATGAAGGTCATGTTACCGATAGTTTAGGTAGAAAAATCGACTTTAGAAATACGATCATCATCCTTACTTCTAATATCGGAACAAGAGATCTTAAAGATTTCGGAGACGGTGTAGGATTTGGTACCTCAGCGAAAAAAACAACTTCAGATTCAAGAGCAAGAAGTACAATTGAAAATGCCCTTAAAAAGGCATTTGCTCCAGAATTCTTAAACAGAATTGACGACATTGTGATCTTCAACTCTCTTGTACAGGATGATATCAAGAAAATCATTGATATTGAACTGAATAAGCTGTATGGCAGACTTGAAAAATTAGGATATAAAGTGGAATTAACTGAAGAAGCAAAAGACTTTATTTCTGAAAAAGGATGGGATAAAGACTTCGGTGCAAGACCATTGAAGAGAGCCATTCAGAAATACATTGAGGATTTATTGGCTGAAATGCTGGTCAATAAACAACTGAACGAAGGTGAAACTGTAGTTCTTGACCTT
This Chryseobacterium sp. G0162 DNA region includes the following protein-coding sequences:
- a CDS encoding uroporphyrinogen decarboxylase, encoding MNPEITTYIGYSASVFIVLSFILKDVRKIRVVNMIGCICFVIYGFFSGPLWPVIIPNGLICFIQIYHLLFGKKA
- a CDS encoding glycosyltransferase, yielding MKKKIITSAFSNLYTDQRIEKVCRTLHENGYEIDLIGNDWNGAEEMQRPYPFSRIHLDSKSLKTAYFEFNWKLYHELKRKADQNTILHANDIDALYPNYLIAQKLNIPLVFDSHEIFSEMPAVQGKMSQKLWRYVEKTVIPKLTLMITASGSYAKWFQKKYGIYPVVVQNAPRKLESSVEIPENNPKILLYQGAINPFRGIDKVILSMHHINDVQLRIAGDGPRKKEYEELVKSEKLQHKVEFLGKLKPEDLRKVTATADCGMSIEENGGDSYLYSLPNKVLDCIQAKVPLILSNLPELQNIKDQFDIGELIKDHHPENIAAAIKKVLAKGRINYQPELEKASKVLCWENEEIKLLQVFQKASNALGFK
- a CDS encoding ATP-dependent Clp protease ATP-binding subunit codes for the protein MDYKFSQGLSQVFKQSKSEAKRLKSEFLNTEHLLLGIIKTENSAKEILQNLNADLTQIRRKIETLNTASLNPISEEVTNISFTKMADHAIKRAELECRQYKSNEINTVHLLLGILYKYEDPTSNILGAYDIDYEGVSREYQTMLKNSGQSPQMSAYDDDDEREEFEQMRKPTGNLGSAKSKTPTLDNFGRDLTSLARDGKLDPVIGREKEIERVSQILSRRKKNNPLLIGEPGVGKSAIAEGLALRIQQKKVSRVLYGKRVITLDLASLVAGTKYRGQFEERMKAIMTELEKNRDVILFIDELHTIVGAGSSTGSLDASNMFKPALARGEIQCIGATTLDEYRQYIEKDGALERRFQKVMVEPTSIEETIQILNQIKDKYEEHHNVIYTPEAINACVNLTSRYITDRFLPDKAIDAMDEAGSRVYIKNMKVPTEIIDFEKKIEEIKEMKQKAVKAQDYLEARKLKDEEERLQMELNAAQEKWDKDVKEKKETVSEENVAEVVSMMSGVPVTKVGKNELDKLAQMDEKLNGKVIGQEDAVKKVVKAIQRNRAGLKDPNRPIGTFIFLGTTGVGKTELAKVMARELFESDESLIRIDMSEYMEKFAVSRLVGAPPGYVGYEEGGQLTEAVRRKPYAVVLLDEIEKAHPDVFNILLQILDEGHVTDSLGRKIDFRNTIIILTSNIGTRDLKDFGDGVGFGTSAKKTTSDSRARSTIENALKKAFAPEFLNRIDDIVIFNSLVQDDIKKIIDIELNKLYGRLEKLGYKVELTEEAKDFISEKGWDKDFGARPLKRAIQKYIEDLLAEMLVNKQLNEGETVVLDLNEAKDGLVGKTSKPKKSSAAEKSSQS